Proteins from a genomic interval of Ficedula albicollis isolate OC2 chromosome 9, FicAlb1.5, whole genome shotgun sequence:
- the PLCH1 gene encoding LOW QUALITY PROTEIN: 1-phosphatidylinositol 4,5-bisphosphate phosphodiesterase eta-1 (The sequence of the model RefSeq protein was modified relative to this genomic sequence to represent the inferred CDS: substituted 1 base at 1 genomic stop codon): protein MSYWSLDKKSCLQYCRHFLADNGAFHVERCMSVMQSGTQMVKLKSGSKGLVRLFYLDEHRTCIRWRPSRKSEKAKIVIDSIYKVSEGRQSEIFHRHAEGSFDPSCCFTIYHGSHLESLDLITSNPEEARTWVTGLKYLLAGISDEDSLAKRQRTHEHWVKQTFEEADKNGDGLLNIEEIQQLLHKLNVSLPRRKVRQMFQEADTDENQGTLNFEEFSVFYKMMSLRRDLYLLLLSYSDKKDHLTVEELAQFLRVEQKMNNVTPEYCLDIIQKFEVSEENKKQNVLGIEGFTSFMRSPACEVSNPLHRHVHQDMQQPLCHYFIASSHNTXXXXEQVSSAGRRDEIGDISXCAAFLLFTVDCWDGPDGEPVVHHGYTLTSKILFRDVAETINKYAFIKNEFPVILSIENHCSIQQQKKIAQYLKDIFGDKLDLSSVNTEDPRQLPSPQDLKGKILVKGKKLPYSLGADAEEGEVSEEDSADEIEDDCKLKPCFGNGATQHQVESFIRTKLESLLKESQIRDKEDPDSFTVRALLKATHQSFSVNLRQNLDTKEGGKKSHGRSLMGNFGKHKKAAKAAKAPSASDDEDSQQHPPGKELGQPHSRLARRRKTVKLCRALSDLVVYTNSVAAQDLVDDGSTGNVLSFSENRAHQAVQQKAEQFMLYNQRQLTRVYPSAYRIDSSNFNPVPYWNVGCQLVALNYQSEGRVMQLNEAKFRVNGNCGYVLKPQQMCKGTFNPYSADPLPASPKKQLILKIISGQQLPKPPDSMLGDRGEIIDPFVEVEIIGLPVDCCKDQTRVVDDNGFNPVWEETLTFTIHMPEMALVRFLVWDHDPIGRDFVGQRTVAFSSLVPGYRHVYLEGLTEASIFVHIIINETYGKWSPLILNPSYTIMHFLGATKSKQLMGLRGLFSKAPKAGTAEPGGHHVRKRSIGERILRRTASAPAKGRKKSKMGFLEAADIRDSASEPADLKDKEGVVRRPNRTLQARPASMPVDRFLMVELPCPAEDTAQEAKEEESTSANSDDNTNEKETSLKELVFPRSEQKANASNSASQFKKENDQRDSTVDSLVPPPQEQPEHLVFANGVAQANHLVDYQENNLSDGTVPLMQDSDSELPTEKSHHKTCANSKKEDDTKGSKEGKISLTGTSLSQKAQAENHKHDTKKSTAAPLSLSPAVCSEGPDCHSTGALQDSDISHLIDEVSLSTESELDSAVSALIGQLDGTDDQTALAPVSSPPGSSSQTPRLGAALPQLFAADLSSPCRHNFTPTKSNKCPSVSTLDTAVLSSLEDAECSTYTIIHEAPPASECKNHRELVCKSRLNSLENNLPGSSFSSSLSLLNANPKRNCATKSGPSWEAPESASSLGSNSLIFEEALGPGEHSDSSSLLEVDGDCQELLVTTCEYRREDVSQLASPRSLRQQQEPGHAGGRTSGSSCTAAQHCTESCHHLVVWCKCRTDSEQHGAAVCAPLLPFPPHAAIQHSSPCKSKSLGDLTSEDISCNFESKYQYISRSFISSGLRDRRAAAVQGVRPHSTDALTEQLRRLLSLEQEESREPLCPRQTEQDCPRALVRKLSSRSQSRVRNIASRARERQEAAGKQRPCEGSAAPAVVLRSKAGGRGANRHSTGSYIGRYLQGCAGERRGAPEGSCSALQHGCGELPPPPGASAQPGKQRPCEGGAAPAVVLRSKAGGRGANRHSTGSYIGRYLQGCAGERRGAPEGSCSALQHGCGELPPPPGASEQPEIYFLLRL, encoded by the exons TTGAAAGATGCATGAGTGTGATGCAGTCTGGGACACAGATGGTGAAGCTGAAGAGTGGAAGCAAGGGGCTGGTCCGTCTCTTCTACCTGGACGAGCACAGGACCTGCATCCGCTGGAGGCCCTCCCGGAAGAGCGAGAAGGCAAAAA TTGTCATCGACTCCATTTACAAAGTCAGCGAGGGCCGGCAGTCGGAGATCTTCCACCGCCACGCCGAGGGCAGCTTTgaccccagctgctgcttcaccaTTTACCATGGCAGCCACCTGGAGAGCCTGGACCTGATCACCTCCAACCCCGAGGAGGCTCGCACCTGGGTCACGGGGCTCAAGTACCTGCTGGCCGGGATCAGCGACGAGGACTCGCTGGCCAAGCGCCAGAGGACGCACGAGCA CTGGGTGAAGCAGACCTTCGAGGAGGCTGACAAGAACGGGGACGGGCTGCTGAACATCGAGGagatccagcagctgctgcacaagcTGAACGTCAGCCTGCCCCGCAGGAAGGTCCGCCAGATGTTCCAG GAGGCAGACACAGATGAGAACCAAGGAACCCTGAACTTTGAAGAATTCTCAGTGTTTTACAAGATGATGTCCTTGCGCCGAGACCTCtacctgctgctcctgagctaCAGTGACAAGAAGGATCATCTCACTGTTGAGGAGCTGGCCCAGTTTCTGAGGGTGGAACAGAAG ATGAATAATGTGACACCAGAATATTGTCTGGACATCATACAGAAGTTTGAAGtgtcagaagaaaacaagaagcaaaatgTTCTTGGGATTGAAG GCTTCACCAGCTTCATGCGCAGCCCGGCCTGCGAGGTGTCCAACCCCCTGCACCGCCACGTGCACCAGGACatgcagcagcccctgtgccactACTTCATCGCCTCGTCCCACAACACNNNNNNNNNNN TTGAGCAggtgagctctgctggcaggagggatgAGATTGGAGACATCTCTTAATGTGCGGCTTTTCTGCTCTTCACAGTGGATTGCTGGGATGGCCCAGATGGGGAGCCAGTGGTGCACCATGGCTACACCCTGACCTCCAAAATCCTCTTCCGGGACGTGGCAGAAACCATCAATAAATATGCCTTCATCAAAAACGA GTTTCCAGTGATACTGTCCATTGAAAACCACTGCAGTATTCAACAGCAAAAGAAGATTGCCCAATACCTGAAGGATATATTTGGTGACAAACTGGACTTGTCATCTGTGAACACTGAAGATCCCAGACAGCTTCCCAGCCCTCAGGATCTAAAGGGGAAAATCCTAGTGAAG gGTAAGAAGTTGCCCTACAGCCTTGGAGCAGATGCTGAGGAAGGAGAAGTTTCCGAAGAGGACAGTGCTGATGAAATTGAGGATGACTGCAAGTTAAAGCCCTGCTTT GGCAATGGTGCAACGCAGCACCAGGTGGAATCTTTCATTCGAACAAAACTGGAATCTCTGCTAAAAGAATCCCAAATCAGGGACAAAGAGGATCCTGACAGCTTCACTGTGAGAGCCCTGCTGAAGGCAACCCACCAGAGTTTCAGTGTGAACCTGAGGCAG AACCTGGACACaaaagaaggtggaaaaaaatctcacgGTCGATCATTAATGGGCAACTTTGGCAAACACAAG AAAGCTGCAAAGGCAGCCAAAGCCCCCAGCGCCTCGGACGACGaggacagccagcagcaccctcctggcaaggagctggggcagccccacag CAGGCTCGCCCGCCGCAGGAAGACAGTGAAGCTGTGCCGGGCCCTGTCTGACCTGGTGGTGTACACCAACTCCGTGGCTGCCCAGGACCTCGTGGATGATG gCTCCACAGGGAACGTGCTGTCCTTCAGTGAGAACAGAGCCCACCAGGCAGTGCAGCAGAAGGCTGAGCAGTTCATGCTTTACAACCAGAGGCAGCTGACCAGGGTCTATCCCTCAGCCTATCGGATCGACTCCAGCAACTTCAACCCTGTTCCTTACTGGAATGTGGGCTGCCAGCTAG TGGCCCTGAACTACCAGTCTGAGGGACGTGTGATGCAGTTAAATGAAGCAAAATTCAGGGTAAATGGCAACTGTGGTTATGTCCTCAAACCTCAGCAGATGTGCAAAG GCACATTCAACCCCTACTCTGCTGATCCACTTCCTGCCAGTCCTAAGAAGCAGCTCATTCTGAAGATCATcagtgggcagcagctgcccaagcCTCCAGACTCAATGCTGGGGGACAGAGGAGAG ataaTAGATCCCTTTGTTGAGGTGGAGATTATTGGGTTACCTGTTGACTGCTGTAAGGATCAGACCAGGGTGGTGGATGACAATG GGTTCAATCCTGTGTGGGAGGAGACCCTCACCTTCACCATCCACATGCCTGAGATGGCCCTGGTGCGCTTCCTGGTCTGGGACCACGACCCCATCGGCAGGGACTTTGTGGGGCAGAGAACTGTGGCCTTCAGCAGCCTCGTGCCTG GCTATCGCCACGTCTATTTAGAAGGACTGACAGAAGCTTCCATATTTGTTCATATAATCATTAATGAGACCTATGGAAAG tGGAGCCCTTTAATCCTCAATCCCAGTTACACAATAATGCACTTTCTAGGAGCCACAAAG agcaagCAGCTGATGGGGCTCCGAGGGCTGTTCTCCAAGGCGCCCAAGGCGGGCACCGCCGAGCCGGGCGGGCACCACGTGCGCAAACGCTCCATCGGCGAGCGCATCCTGCGGCGCACGGCCAGCGCCCCCGCCAAGGGCAGGAAGAAGAGCAAGATGGGCTTCCTGGAGGCTGCTGACATCAGGGACAGTGCCTCTGAGCCAGCTGACCTGAAGGACAAGGAAGGGGTGGTGCGGCGGCCCAACCGCACCTTGCAGGCACGCCCTGCCTCCATGCCCGTGGACAGGTTCCTCATGGtagagctgccctgcccagcagaggaCACCGCCCAGGAGGccaaggaagaggaaagcacGTCTG CCAACAGTGATGACAATACAAATGAGAAGGAAACAAGCTTGAAAGAATTGGTTTTTCCACGTTCGGAGCAAAAGGCAAATGCTTCAAATTCAGCGTCTCAGTTCAAGAAGGAGAATGACCAGAGGGATTCTACAGTTGACTCTTTAGTACCACCTCCACAGGAGCAACCTGAACATTTGGTTTTTGCAAATGGTGTAGCTCAAGCAAACCACCTTGTGGACTACCAGGAGAATAATCTTTCTGATGGAACTGTCCCCCTCATGCAAGACTCTGACTCTGAACTTCCCACAGAAAAATCCCACCACAAAACCTGTGCAAACAGTAAAAAGGAAGATGACACAAAAGGATCTAAGGAAGGGAAAATCAGTCTCACGGGGACTTCTCTTTCTCAGAAGGCACAAGCAGAGAATCACAAACACGACACGAAGAAAAGCACTGCAGCacctctttccctttctcctgccGTGTGCTCTGAGGGCCCTGATTGTCACTCCACGGGGGCCCTGCAGGACAGTGACATTTCTCACCTCATTGATGAAGTCTCTCTCTCGACTGAGAGCGAGCTGGACAGCGCTGTGTCCGCTCTCATCGGGCAGCTCGATGGCACTGATGACCAAACTGCCCTTGCCCCTGTCTCCAGcccccctggcagcagcagccagacccccaggctgggggctgcactCCCACAGCTGTTTGCTGCAGacctgagcagcccctgcaggcacaACTTCACTCCCACAAAATCCAACAAATGCCCTTCAGTCTCCACTCTGgacacagctgtgctctccagcctggaggaTGCAGAGTGTTCCACGTACACAATTATCCACGAGGCACCTCCAGCTTCTGAATGCAAGAACCACAGAGAACTGGTCTGCAAGAGTAGATTAAATAGTCTGGAAAATAACTTGCCTggctcttctttttcttcatccctCTCTTTGCTAAATGCAAACCCCAAAAGGAATTGTGCTACAAAATCTGGACCAAGCTGGGAAGCCCCCGAGTCTGCCAGTTCTTTGGGTTCCAACAGCCTCATCTTTGAGGAGGCGCTGGGCCCTGGGGAGCACTcggacagcagcagcctgctggagGTGGATGGGGactgccaggagctcctggtgACCACCTGTGAGTACAGACGGGAGGACGTGAGCCAGCTGGCTTCTCCTCGGagcctgaggcagcagcaggagcctgggcaCGCTGGGGGCAGGACCTcggggagcagctgcactgctgcccagcactgcactgagagc TGTCATCATCTAGTGGTGTGGTGTAAGTGCAGGACTGACTCGGAGCAGCATGGGGCCGCAGTCTGTGCCCCCCTGCTCCCGTTCCCCCCACACGCGGccatccagcacagcagcccctgcaagTCCAAGAGTCTGGGAGACCTGACCTCGGAGGACATTTCCTGCAACTTCGAGAGTAAGTACCAGTACATCAGCAGGAGCTTCATCTCCTCGGGCCTGAGGGACAGGAGGGCGGCCGCCGTGCAGGGCGTGAGGCCGCACTCGACGGACGCGCTGACGGAGCAGCTGCGGcggctgctgtccctggagcaggaggagagccGGGAGCCGCTGTGCCCCCGGCAGACGGAGCAGGACTGCCCGCGGGCCCTGGTGAGGAAGCTGTCGTCCCGCAGCCAGAGCCGGGTGCGGAACATCGCCAGCCGCGCCCGGGAGCGGCAGGAGGCGGCGGGCAAGCAGCGGCCGTGCGAGGGCAGCGCCGCGCCCGCGGTGGTGCTGCGGAGCAAGGCCGGGGGGCGCGGCGCCAACCGGCACTCCACCGGCTCCTACATCGGCCGCTACCTGCAGGGCTGCGCCGGGGAGCGCCGCGGCGCGCCCGAGGGCTCCTGCTCCGCGCTGCAGCACGGCTGCGGGGAGCTGCCGCCGCCGCCCGGCGCCTCCGCGCAGCCCGGCAAGCAGCGGCCGTGCGAGGGCGGCGCCGCGCCCGCGGTGGTGCTGCGGAGCAAGGCCGGGGGGCGCGGCGCCAACCGGCACTCCACCGGCTCCTACATCGGCCGCTACCTGCAGGGCTGCGCCGGGGAGCGCCGCGGCGCGCCCGAGGGCTCCTGCTCCGCGCTGCAGCACGGCTGCGGGGAGCTGCCGCCGCCGCCCGGCGCCTCCGAGCAGCCCGAGATCTATTTCCTGCTGCGGCTGTGA